The genomic window GCAACCCGTCGACCGGCGCTGGCGAAGCCTGCGAAGTGGTGCGTGATACCTGCACCGCGATTGATCCTGCCCAGCAGTGCGCCACCTGGCAGCAGCGGGTGGACGAGGCCGAATCGCAATGGCGCTTCGCCGCGCCCAGCCAGGCGCAGACCCTGCAGAAGAACTATCAGCGGCTGCAGTCGCTGCTCGACGGCAGCGACTGCAAGACTCAGAAGCCGTAGCGCAGGAAACCGCCATCCACCGCGATGCATTCGCCGGTGACATAGCTTGATGCAGGCAGGCACAGGAAGCCTACGGCCGCCGCAACTTCCTCCGGCTCACCGATGCGGCGCATCGGCGTGCGCGCGATCACTTCGTCGTAGTAGTCGGCATCGGACAGGGGCCCGGAGGTGCGGCGGGTACGGATGTACCACGGCGCCACCGAGTTGACGCGGATGCCGTCCTCGGCCCATTCGCAGGCCAGGTTGCGGGTCATCTGCTGCATGGCCGCCTTGGTCATGCCGTAGACCACGCCGCTGCGCACATGGGTGATGCCGGACACGCTGCCGACGTTGACGATGGCCGAGGATGCATGCCGGGTCAGCAGCGGATGTGCATAGCGGCACAGCTCGAACGCCGAGAACAGGTTGGTCTCGAAGATGCCGCGCCACTCGTCCTCGGAATATTCGGTTGCCGGCTTTGTGATGTTGCCGCCAGCGTTGTTGACCAGGATGTTCAGGCCATCGCTGTGGTCCTCGACCCAATCGAGGATTTCCTGGCGGTCCTGGTCATCGCTGACATCGGCGGACAGCGCATGGATGATGCGCTCGGGGAACGCCTCGACCAGTTCATCGCGGGCGGTTTCCAGCGCATCGACATCGCGCCCGACGATCAGTACATCGGCGCCGAAGCCCAGCAGTTCGCGGGTGATTGCCAGGCCGATGCCGGCACTTGCACCGGTTACCAGTGCGGTCTGTCCATCCAATCGCCAGCGCTGCGGGTTCATTGCGGTTCCTCTTCGGTGCTCGGGTGCGGCGTCGCGGAAGGACGCTGCGGGGGGATGGGGCTAGGATAGCGGCCTGAGCCCAGCGGAGCATGCCAATGAAACGCCTTTCCCTGTTGACCCTGCCGTTGCTGATTGGCCTGGCGGCGTGTGGCAAGCCGCAGCCACCGGAAACCGAGCGCCGGCCCGATCCGCAGGCCAGCGCGCTGCGTGATGCGATGAGCAAGGATCTGAAACAAGCCAAGGCCGCCGGCGCCGCGACCGAGGAAGCTGCCAAGGCGCAGAAAGCCGCGTTGGATGCCGCCGAAGGGGCAAACAGCCAATAGCACGCATCGCCTGTAGTGCCGAGCATGGCTCGGCACTACAGAGCTGCGGATACAACAACGCCGCCCTTGGGCGGCGTTGTCGGTATTCACCAATCAGGTGCGTTTACAAACCGCAGAAGCAATACGCCAGTGACTTCACCGGTGCGCCGTTGCGGTCCTTCACTGCGTCTTCGACGAAGCGCAGCTGGGTGTCCAGCTCCGGCATCTGCTTGGCGATCAGCATGCGCGCGATGCCCGAGTCGGCCAGCATCCAGGCGCCTGCACGGCTGCCGGCAAAGCCGGTCATGAACTGTGCAAACGGGGTGGCGGCCTTCTCGATGTAACGCACGCGGAACTTGCCGGCCTCGCCCAGCTTGGCCAAGGTGGCGGCGTGCGCGACGGCGGCCTTCAAGCCACCAAACTCGTCCACCAGGCCGCGTTCCTTGGCCTGTGCACCACTCCACACGCGGCCGCGGGCGACTTCATCCACTGCTTCAACCGTCTTCTTGCGTGCAGCGGCCACCTTGCCGGTGAAATCGGCATAGCCCTTGTTGATCACCGACTGGATCACCTGGCCAACGGCCGGGTCCATCGGCCGAGTCACGTCGAACGCGCCGGCAAAACGGGTGGTGCCGACGCCATCGGTATGCACGCCGATCTTGTCCAGGCTGCGGGCGAAGTTCGGGATCATGCCGAAGATGCCGATCGAGCCGGTGATGGTGGATTCGTCGGCATAGATGCGATCGGCATTCATGCTGATCCAGTAACCGCCCGATGCCGCCATGTCACCCATCGAAACCACCACCGGCTTGCCGGCGGTCTTCAAGGCTTCGACTTCGCGGCGGATCTGCTCGGAGGCGAAGACTTCGCCGCCGGGCGAATCCACGCGCAGCACCACGGCCTTGACGTCGTCATCGTCGCGGGCCTCGCGCAGCAGCGCCGAGGTCGAAACGCCGCCAATGCGGCCGGCCGGCAGGTCACCGCCGCCGATTTCACCTTCAGCCACCACCACCGCGACCTGCGGACGCGAATCCACCGGCGAGCGGTGCGCATCGACCTGGGTCAGGTAGTCGCCCAGACTGATCTGGCGGTAACCGCCGTCGGCATCGCTGTCGGCCACGCCACGCTCGGTCAGCAGCGCATCCACTTCTTCGCGGGTCTTCAGGCCATCCACCAGCTTCTGCTGCAGGGCGAAGCGGGCCAGGTCGCCTTCGGCGGCGGCAACCCCTTCAGGCAGGGTGTCGATGCCGGCCGCCAGCTGTGCGGGGTCCAGCTTGCGTGCCTTGGCGATGTCACCCAGGTAGCGCTGCCACACATCGTTCATCCAGAACAGGTCGGCTTCCTTGGCCTGCGGCGATGCGGCGTCGAGCACGTAGGGCTCGGCGGCGGACTTGAATTCGCCCACCTTGAACAGGTGCACGTCCACGCCCAGCTTGTCCTGCAGGCCACTGCGGAAGTACTGGCGGTAGCGGCCCAGGCCTTCCAGCAGCAGGCCACCCATAGGGTCCAGGTAGATCTCATCGGCCTGCGCGGCCAGCAGGTACTGCGACTGGCCCATGTTCTCGCTGAAGGCCACGACCTGCTTGTTGGCCGCACGCAGGTCCTGCAGCGCGGCGGTCACTTCACGCATCGAGGCGAAGCCGCTGGGCTGCAGCTTGTCCAGCTGCAGCACCACGCGGTTGATCTTCTTGTCGTCCTTGGCCGCTTCGATGGCGCGGATGAGATCGCGCAGCTGCAGCTCTTCAGCGTTGCGTTCACCCAAGGCCTTGCCCAGCGCGCGGCTGAGCGGATCGGTGCTGAACTGCTCGACCAGGCGGCCTTCCGGGGCGATCACCAAGGTGGTGCCTTCCTGCAGCAGGGCGGTGGATGAAGCGCCCTTGCCCACGGCAACCATCAAGCCGATCAGGATCAGGAACAACAGGCCGAAGAACAGCAGGTTGAGGATCAGCCGCCGGGTGAAGTTCATGACGTCCCACAGGCCGATGAAGAAGCTGGCAATGGGATTGCGGCGTGGCAAGGGGGGGGGATTCATGGACGCTCCGGTAGGGGCTGGTTGCAAGTCAGGATACGCATAACCGGACGCCGCCGGCATGGCCTTTAAGTCAGGGGGAAGCCTGGGCGATAAGCCGGCCGCTGCTTACCCGCAGCCGCCAGCCCAACAGTACGGCGGCCACGGTCAAACCGATGATCAGGCCGATCCACATGCCCTGCGGCCCCCAGCCCAGACCCAGTCCAAGCCCGGCGCCGACCGGCATGCCCACGCCCCAATAGGCGAACATGGCGATGAACATCGGCACCCGGGTGTCCTTCAGCCCGCGCAGCGCGCCGGCGGACAGCACCTGGATGCCATCGGGAATCTGGAAAGCCGCCGCATACAACAACAAGGTGGAGGCCAATGCGGCCACCGCAAGGTCGTTGGTGTACAAACCCACCACCGCGTCGTGGCCGAGCAGCAGCGCGGTGATCGACACCAGCTGGGTAACCAGCACGATGCCGTAACCGGCCCAGGTGGCGCGGCGCACGCCCAGCGGGTCGTT from Stenotrophomonas nitritireducens includes these protein-coding regions:
- the sppA gene encoding signal peptide peptidase SppA; this encodes MNPPPLPRRNPIASFFIGLWDVMNFTRRLILNLLFFGLLFLILIGLMVAVGKGASSTALLQEGTTLVIAPEGRLVEQFSTDPLSRALGKALGERNAEELQLRDLIRAIEAAKDDKKINRVVLQLDKLQPSGFASMREVTAALQDLRAANKQVVAFSENMGQSQYLLAAQADEIYLDPMGGLLLEGLGRYRQYFRSGLQDKLGVDVHLFKVGEFKSAAEPYVLDAASPQAKEADLFWMNDVWQRYLGDIAKARKLDPAQLAAGIDTLPEGVAAAEGDLARFALQQKLVDGLKTREEVDALLTERGVADSDADGGYRQISLGDYLTQVDAHRSPVDSRPQVAVVVAEGEIGGGDLPAGRIGGVSTSALLREARDDDDVKAVVLRVDSPGGEVFASEQIRREVEALKTAGKPVVVSMGDMAASGGYWISMNADRIYADESTITGSIGIFGMIPNFARSLDKIGVHTDGVGTTRFAGAFDVTRPMDPAVGQVIQSVINKGYADFTGKVAAARKKTVEAVDEVARGRVWSGAQAKERGLVDEFGGLKAAVAHAATLAKLGEAGKFRVRYIEKAATPFAQFMTGFAGSRAGAWMLADSGIARMLIAKQMPELDTQLRFVEDAVKDRNGAPVKSLAYCFCGL
- a CDS encoding SDR family oxidoreductase: MNPQRWRLDGQTALVTGASAGIGLAITRELLGFGADVLIVGRDVDALETARDELVEAFPERIIHALSADVSDDQDRQEILDWVEDHSDGLNILVNNAGGNITKPATEYSEDEWRGIFETNLFSAFELCRYAHPLLTRHASSAIVNVGSVSGITHVRSGVVYGMTKAAMQQMTRNLACEWAEDGIRVNSVAPWYIRTRRTSGPLSDADYYDEVIARTPMRRIGEPEEVAAAVGFLCLPASSYVTGECIAVDGGFLRYGF